A section of the Deltaproteobacteria bacterium genome encodes:
- a CDS encoding acylneuraminate cytidylyltransferase family protein, whose product QYDCFSILRPTSPFRLPQTIQRAWQEFLEEEGVDSLRAVEKCSQHPGKMWVIRGKRMMPLLPLSPPEQPWHSSQYQSLPEVYVQNASLEIAWSRVVFEEGTIAGNVLMPFLTKEYEGFDLNTDYDWRIAQELVRQGRAELPFIERSPYPLEELSNKC is encoded by the coding sequence GCAATACGACTGTTTCAGCATACTGCGGCCCACAAGCCCATTTCGGCTGCCGCAGACCATTCAGCGGGCCTGGCAGGAGTTTCTCGAGGAAGAAGGGGTTGATTCTCTCAGGGCCGTGGAAAAGTGCAGCCAGCACCCAGGCAAGATGTGGGTGATTCGAGGAAAAAGGATGATGCCCCTGCTGCCGCTCAGCCCGCCTGAGCAGCCCTGGCATAGCAGTCAGTATCAGTCGCTGCCCGAGGTGTATGTCCAGAATGCCAGCCTGGAGATTGCCTGGTCGCGGGTGGTCTTTGAGGAGGGAACCATTGCCGGCAATGTCTTGATGCCATTTCTTACCAAGGAGTACGAGGGCTTCGACCTCAATACAGACTACGACTGGAGAATCGCCCAGGAACTGGTTCGGCAAGGCAGGGCCGAGCTGCCGTTCATAGAGCGATCCCCTTATCCCCTCGAGGAGCTGTCGAATAAATGCTAG